A section of the Geoalkalibacter ferrihydriticus DSM 17813 genome encodes:
- the secA gene encoding preprotein translocase subunit SecA has translation MLGQLVRKFVGSKNERELKRMQPIVDSINSLEPQMQALSDAELKGKTPEFKQRLERGETLDDLLPEAFAVVREAGRRVLHMRHFDMQLVGGMVLHAGKIAEMKTGEGKTLVATLPTYLNALAGKGVHVITVNDYLARRDSEWMGQIYNFLGLSVGVIVHGLNDAQRKEVYACDITYGTNNEFGFDYLRDNMKFSLDDYVQRPHFFAIVDEVDSILIDEARTPLIISGPSAASSELYYAVNRIIPMLQKGEVSESRDGKIGQTLKTYTGDFTVDEKSKAASLTEEGVSKVERLLNVDNLYDPRNIELVHHVNQALKAHALFKKDVDYVVRDGEVMIVDEFTGRIMPGRRWSDGLHQAIEAKEGVKIESENQTLATITFQNYFRMYEKLAGMTGTADTESAEFHQIYKLDVMVIPTNRPMIRKDQSDLIYKTQKEKFNAVIEDIFESHEKGQPVLVGTISIENSEALAEMLKRRGVPHNVLNAKHHEREAEIVAQAGRKGAVTIATNMAGRGTDIVLGGNPEMMASREAALAEDPEAALPALLEKFTSQCAREKEEVLAAGGLYILGTERHESRRIDNQLRGRSGRQGDPGESRFYLSLEDDLLRIFGSQRVSYVMDKLKIPENEPIEHGMISKAIENAQKKVEGHNFEIRKHLLEYDDVMNKQREVIYTQRREVLGGQNLRETIEAVIDESVEDMVHTFCPDKSSPQDWDISRLGEDFFNLFFFHPRLPDPEGSLPDRDDLEEGLKKEAKARLQEKEEEFTSPVMEHLMKVVLLQTIDTQWKDHLLSIDHLKEGIGLRGYAQRNPKQEYKKEAYGLFLEMMGRIRQEVLSKLFRVQLAREEDVERLEEEQRRRRIVLNRTTGDADQAKKPATRDEDKVGRNDPCPCGSGKKYKKCCGR, from the coding sequence ATGCTAGGTCAGTTGGTGCGTAAGTTTGTGGGCAGTAAAAACGAGCGCGAACTCAAGCGCATGCAGCCCATAGTTGATTCGATCAACAGTCTTGAACCGCAGATGCAGGCCCTCAGTGATGCGGAGTTGAAGGGCAAAACCCCGGAATTTAAACAACGCCTGGAGCGTGGTGAAACGCTCGACGATTTGTTGCCCGAAGCCTTTGCGGTAGTACGCGAGGCGGGCCGCCGAGTTTTGCATATGCGTCACTTTGATATGCAGCTTGTTGGAGGCATGGTGCTGCACGCCGGGAAGATCGCCGAGATGAAGACCGGCGAGGGCAAGACGCTGGTCGCTACCCTGCCGACCTATCTCAACGCACTGGCCGGAAAGGGTGTTCACGTAATCACGGTCAATGATTATCTGGCGCGGCGTGACAGCGAGTGGATGGGGCAGATCTACAATTTTCTCGGTCTCTCCGTCGGTGTTATCGTGCACGGACTCAACGATGCTCAGCGCAAGGAAGTCTACGCCTGCGACATTACCTACGGCACCAACAATGAATTCGGTTTTGATTACTTGCGCGACAATATGAAGTTTTCGCTGGACGATTACGTGCAGCGTCCTCATTTCTTCGCCATCGTCGACGAGGTCGACTCGATCCTCATCGACGAGGCGCGTACGCCTCTCATCATCTCCGGCCCCAGCGCCGCTTCCAGCGAGCTTTATTACGCCGTCAACCGCATTATCCCCATGTTGCAAAAGGGCGAGGTATCTGAAAGCCGCGACGGAAAAATCGGCCAGACGCTCAAAACCTACACCGGTGACTTTACCGTTGATGAAAAGAGCAAGGCGGCGTCCCTCACCGAAGAAGGTGTGAGCAAGGTCGAGCGCCTGCTCAATGTCGACAATCTCTACGACCCCCGCAACATCGAACTGGTCCATCACGTCAATCAGGCTCTCAAGGCTCATGCGCTGTTCAAGAAGGATGTCGATTACGTGGTGCGCGACGGCGAGGTCATGATCGTCGATGAGTTCACCGGGCGTATCATGCCCGGGCGACGCTGGAGCGATGGGTTGCACCAAGCCATCGAGGCCAAGGAAGGGGTCAAGATCGAGAGTGAAAATCAGACCCTGGCGACCATCACATTCCAGAATTATTTTCGTATGTATGAAAAGCTGGCCGGTATGACCGGCACCGCCGACACCGAGTCGGCTGAGTTTCACCAGATTTACAAACTTGATGTCATGGTGATTCCTACCAATCGCCCCATGATCCGTAAGGATCAGTCTGATTTGATCTACAAGACGCAAAAGGAAAAGTTCAACGCCGTCATTGAAGATATCTTTGAATCCCATGAAAAAGGCCAGCCGGTTTTGGTGGGTACCATTTCCATCGAAAACTCGGAAGCACTCGCGGAGATGCTCAAGCGCCGCGGCGTTCCCCATAACGTGCTCAACGCCAAGCACCACGAGCGCGAAGCCGAAATTGTCGCCCAGGCGGGACGCAAGGGCGCAGTCACTATTGCGACCAACATGGCCGGTCGTGGTACCGACATCGTGCTCGGCGGCAATCCCGAAATGATGGCGAGTCGCGAAGCGGCATTGGCCGAGGATCCAGAGGCGGCCTTGCCGGCTCTGCTGGAGAAATTCACAAGCCAGTGCGCGCGTGAAAAAGAGGAGGTTCTGGCGGCCGGCGGGCTGTATATCCTCGGTACTGAACGCCATGAGTCGCGTCGCATCGATAACCAGTTGCGCGGCCGCTCAGGTCGTCAGGGTGACCCTGGCGAGAGTCGTTTCTACCTGTCCCTTGAAGATGATCTGCTGCGAATTTTCGGGTCGCAACGGGTGTCCTACGTCATGGATAAGCTCAAGATTCCCGAAAATGAGCCCATTGAGCACGGCATGATCTCCAAGGCTATTGAAAACGCCCAGAAAAAGGTCGAAGGCCACAACTTCGAGATCCGCAAGCATCTGCTCGAATATGACGATGTCATGAACAAACAGCGCGAGGTGATCTATACTCAGCGGCGCGAAGTCCTCGGCGGGCAAAACCTGCGTGAAACCATCGAGGCGGTGATCGATGAGTCGGTGGAAGATATGGTGCACACCTTCTGCCCCGACAAGTCTTCGCCTCAGGACTGGGATATCTCGCGCCTGGGTGAAGATTTCTTCAATCTGTTTTTCTTCCACCCGCGGCTCCCCGACCCTGAGGGGTCGCTGCCCGATCGTGATGATCTTGAGGAGGGCCTCAAAAAAGAGGCCAAGGCACGGCTTCAGGAGAAGGAGGAGGAGTTTACCTCCCCCGTCATGGAGCATCTCATGAAGGTGGTGCTGCTGCAGACCATCGATACCCAATGGAAAGATCATCTGCTCTCAATCGACCATCTCAAAGAGGGCATCGGGCTGCGTGGTTATGCTCAGCGCAATCCCAAGCAGGAATATAAAAAAGAAGCCTATGGGCTGTTTTTGGAGATGATGGGACGCATTCGCCAGGAAGTGTTGAGCAAACTCTTCCGCGTGCAGTTGGCCAGAGAAGAGGATGTCGAACGATTGGAGGAGGAGCAGCGTCGCCGCCGTATCGTTCTCAATCGCACCACAGGTGATGCCGATCAGGCCAAAAAGCCCGCAACTCGGGACGAAGATAAAGTCGGGCGCAATGATCCCTGCCCTTGCGGTAGCGGCAAGAAATACAAGAAGTGCTGTGGACGCTGA
- a CDS encoding M23 family metallopeptidase has product MAAGKFTLLIIPEGSHHVRRLVLRLWTLRLVAGLMVVIFGALGFLSWEIARTRVDYEELAHLRLANFAQDKELQVLSQRLDDLRQELVVLAQNDAKVRVMAQLTKPKSDAFAGVGGPPEDTAWDEVSDLQRQIDQVRAAIEVRRVSQEEIQGFLNDQRSLSAAKPSGWPTRGWVSSSFGMRKSPFSGRPRMHEGLDIAARTGTPINVTADGIVSRSGTAPGYGKLVVIDHGYGYQTYYAHNSRNLVKVGERVRRGQKIAEVGSTGSSTGPHVHYEVRLNNVPLNPRNFL; this is encoded by the coding sequence TTGGCTGCAGGAAAATTTACGCTACTGATTATTCCCGAAGGCTCCCATCATGTGCGCCGTCTCGTGCTGCGCTTGTGGACGCTGCGACTTGTCGCTGGTCTGATGGTCGTGATTTTCGGCGCACTGGGGTTTCTGAGCTGGGAGATTGCCCGCACACGGGTAGATTATGAGGAACTTGCACATTTGCGTCTGGCGAACTTTGCACAGGACAAGGAGTTGCAGGTCCTCTCTCAACGCCTGGACGATTTGCGCCAGGAATTGGTGGTTCTGGCGCAAAATGACGCCAAGGTACGGGTCATGGCCCAGCTCACAAAACCCAAAAGTGACGCATTTGCCGGAGTTGGCGGCCCCCCGGAAGACACTGCCTGGGATGAAGTTTCCGATCTTCAGCGTCAGATCGATCAGGTTCGCGCGGCCATCGAGGTGCGGCGCGTCAGTCAGGAAGAAATTCAGGGTTTTCTCAACGATCAGCGCTCCTTGTCCGCCGCCAAACCTTCCGGATGGCCGACGCGTGGATGGGTGTCGTCGAGTTTCGGCATGCGCAAGTCGCCCTTCAGCGGCCGGCCCAGGATGCATGAAGGACTTGATATCGCGGCGCGCACCGGTACGCCCATTAATGTCACCGCAGATGGTATTGTAAGCCGTTCCGGGACCGCTCCCGGCTATGGTAAGTTGGTCGTCATCGATCATGGGTACGGCTATCAAACCTACTACGCTCACAACTCCCGTAATCTGGTCAAAGTCGGCGAGCGGGTGCGACGCGGACAGAAAATCGCCGAGGTCGGCAGCACGGGAAGCTCCACGGGGCCGCATGTCCATTACGAAGTGCGCCTTAACAATGTTCCACTGAACCCCCGCAATTTTCTCTGA
- a CDS encoding N-acetyltransferase, with amino-acid sequence MIRKALISDAKAIHKLLMGYAKDGQMLPRSLSEIYENIRDIYVYEDQGAVVGTVCLTICWEDLAEVRSLAVAAGHFGQGIGRQLVEACLEEARRFSLRRVFALTYQRDFFTRLGFYEIEKSELPHKIWSDCLKCAKFPDCDEIAVCIDL; translated from the coding sequence ATGATTCGCAAAGCCTTGATCTCTGACGCCAAGGCCATTCACAAGCTTTTGATGGGATATGCCAAGGATGGGCAGATGTTGCCGCGCTCCCTTTCGGAAATCTATGAAAATATCAGAGATATCTATGTCTATGAAGATCAGGGTGCGGTCGTGGGCACAGTGTGTCTCACCATCTGTTGGGAAGACCTTGCCGAGGTGCGCTCACTGGCCGTGGCCGCGGGGCATTTCGGCCAGGGCATCGGCCGCCAATTGGTCGAAGCCTGCCTGGAAGAAGCTCGCCGGTTCAGCTTGCGACGGGTTTTTGCATTGACCTATCAGCGCGACTTTTTCACCCGCCTCGGGTTTTACGAAATTGAAAAAAGTGAACTGCCCCACAAGATCTGGAGCGATTGCCTCAAGTGCGCCAAATTTCCCGATTGTGATGAGATTGCCGTCTGTATTGACCTCTGA
- the recN gene encoding DNA repair protein RecN gives MLTDLNIRNFAIIDQLHVSFGPGFNVLTGETGAGKSILLGAVGLLLGERARSDVVRSGEDEASVEAVFDLSGTDHEAVKVLLADAGISCEGDEILVRRLLSRSGKNRIFVNGALVTLAQLQPIAEMLVTIYGQHEHQSLLRAETHLTALDTFADNGAVLTEYLGSYRQLQQRREELRSLQIDARERQSRLDLLNYQAQEIAAANLAAGEDDALEAERRLLQHAERLTAATTGGFDRLYGQEGAACELIEQTAAELEALTVVDRSLGDLAGMLREALYTLEDVAAQLRNYASGLSFDPGRQDEVETRLSSLAALKRKYGTSIEDILTFRDKLLAELEQMENVDSARQDLNAEISRLEKLLRQSGDTLSARRLEAARRLEQRVETELADLAMTEARFRVVFQPLAEPSAVGLEKAEFFLAPNPGEEPRPLARIASGGELSRIMLALRRAAPQQEGVATLIFDEVDAGIGGATATRVGEKLRGLAHERQVLCVTHLPQVAAFGDRQYHIEKREHDGRTRTSIALLEGEARIHEMARMLGGARITERTLEHARELIDQSSCAPL, from the coding sequence ATGCTGACCGATCTCAACATTCGCAATTTTGCCATCATCGATCAACTCCATGTGAGTTTCGGACCGGGCTTTAATGTGTTGACCGGCGAGACCGGTGCTGGTAAATCGATCCTGCTTGGTGCGGTGGGACTGCTTCTGGGGGAGCGCGCCCGCAGTGACGTGGTTCGCAGCGGGGAGGACGAGGCCAGTGTGGAGGCGGTTTTTGACCTTAGCGGGACGGATCATGAAGCGGTGAAGGTTCTTTTGGCCGATGCCGGAATTAGCTGCGAGGGCGATGAGATTCTCGTCCGCCGCCTGCTCAGCCGATCGGGCAAGAACCGTATTTTTGTCAACGGTGCCCTGGTGACTCTGGCACAATTGCAGCCGATTGCCGAAATGCTGGTGACTATTTACGGCCAGCATGAGCACCAAAGCCTCCTGCGCGCCGAAACGCATCTCACGGCATTGGACACCTTTGCCGACAATGGCGCGGTGCTGACTGAATATCTTGGGAGTTATCGACAACTTCAGCAGCGCCGAGAAGAGCTTCGGTCCTTGCAGATCGACGCGCGTGAACGGCAAAGTCGCCTGGATCTCCTCAATTATCAGGCTCAGGAAATCGCTGCCGCCAATCTTGCGGCGGGCGAGGATGATGCGTTGGAGGCCGAGCGCCGTCTGCTGCAGCACGCTGAGCGGCTGACCGCCGCCACGACCGGCGGCTTTGACCGTCTCTACGGCCAGGAAGGTGCTGCCTGCGAGCTGATCGAACAAACCGCCGCCGAGCTTGAGGCGCTTACCGTCGTTGATCGGAGTCTGGGCGATCTTGCCGGGATGTTGCGAGAGGCCCTTTACACACTGGAAGATGTCGCCGCGCAGTTGCGTAATTACGCCTCGGGACTCTCCTTTGATCCCGGGCGCCAGGACGAGGTGGAAACCCGCCTGTCCTCGTTGGCGGCACTCAAGCGCAAATACGGCACGAGTATTGAGGATATCCTTACCTTTCGCGATAAGCTGCTGGCCGAACTGGAGCAGATGGAAAATGTCGATAGCGCGCGGCAAGATCTTAATGCTGAAATCTCTCGGCTCGAGAAGCTTCTACGACAGAGCGGCGATACTCTTTCGGCGCGTCGCCTTGAGGCGGCACGGCGATTGGAACAGCGAGTCGAGACGGAGCTTGCCGATCTGGCCATGACGGAGGCCCGTTTTCGGGTGGTGTTTCAGCCCCTCGCCGAACCTTCCGCGGTTGGTCTGGAGAAGGCCGAATTTTTTCTCGCCCCCAACCCTGGTGAAGAACCGCGGCCCTTGGCGCGGATTGCTTCGGGCGGTGAACTTTCGCGCATTATGTTGGCCCTGCGCCGCGCCGCGCCCCAGCAGGAAGGGGTCGCCACTCTGATTTTTGATGAGGTCGATGCCGGAATCGGAGGCGCCACCGCGACCCGTGTGGGCGAAAAGCTGCGCGGTCTAGCGCATGAGCGCCAGGTGTTGTGCGTTACTCATCTGCCTCAGGTTGCCGCCTTTGGTGACCGTCAGTATCACATCGAAAAGCGCGAACATGATGGTCGTACCCGCACCAGTATCGCTTTGCTGGAGGGAGAGGCGCGCATCCATGAAATGGCGCGGATGCTCGGCGGCGCGCGGATTACCGAGCGAACCCTGGAACATGCGCGCGAACTCATTGATCAGTCGTCTTGCGCGCCGCTGTGA
- a CDS encoding NAD(+)/NADH kinase, translating into MKSVGVYAKKHHPDAVSFGREVMNWLLERGLEVYLEEDLAKWLGQSRDYVDSEIPELADLIVVLGGDGTLISVARHVGSRMKPILGVNLGSLGFLTEITQDETFVTLERVLSGDFEVSSRMMLDAVVLRGGREVARYVVLNDAVINKGALARIIDMETSVDGVFLTNFKADGLIVATPTGSTAYNLAAGGPIIYPGLSCLVISPICPHMLTNRPLIVSDRAVIRIEVKFEDQHVVLTADGQVGMPLKGGDVVELRRSEVRTLLVESPTKDYFAVLRAKLRWGER; encoded by the coding sequence ATGAAAAGCGTGGGCGTATATGCCAAGAAGCATCACCCCGATGCGGTGAGCTTCGGGCGTGAGGTCATGAACTGGCTGCTGGAGCGTGGACTTGAGGTCTACCTCGAAGAAGATTTGGCCAAATGGCTGGGGCAGTCGCGGGATTATGTCGACAGTGAAATCCCGGAGTTGGCCGACCTGATCGTCGTACTTGGCGGCGACGGCACCCTGATTTCCGTGGCCCGGCATGTCGGCAGCCGCATGAAACCGATTCTCGGCGTGAATCTCGGCAGCCTCGGGTTTCTCACAGAGATCACCCAGGATGAGACCTTCGTCACCCTCGAACGTGTCCTGTCCGGCGACTTTGAGGTGTCAAGCCGTATGATGCTTGATGCCGTGGTGCTGCGCGGTGGCCGTGAAGTTGCCCGTTACGTGGTGCTCAACGACGCGGTCATCAACAAGGGGGCTCTGGCCCGCATCATCGACATGGAAACCTCCGTCGATGGTGTTTTCCTGACCAATTTCAAGGCTGACGGTCTGATCGTTGCGACTCCCACCGGATCAACCGCCTACAACCTGGCCGCTGGCGGGCCGATTATCTACCCCGGGCTCAGTTGTCTGGTCATTTCGCCCATCTGCCCGCACATGCTCACCAACCGCCCGTTGATCGTTTCCGATCGGGCGGTGATCCGCATTGAGGTCAAGTTTGAGGACCAGCATGTGGTTCTGACCGCCGATGGTCAGGTGGGTATGCCGCTCAAGGGCGGCGATGTCGTCGAGTTGCGCCGCTCCGAGGTGCGCACCTTGCTGGTGGAAAGCCCTACCAAGGATTATTTCGCCGTGCTGCGCGCCAAGCTGCGCTGGGGCGAGCGTTGA
- a CDS encoding replication-associated recombination protein A, with protein sequence MDLFEQSAQHALDAPLAERMRPRTLAEVVGQPQLLAEGKLLRRLIENDQITSAILWGPPGTGKTTLAQVIANSTRSLFVSFSAVLQGVKDVREIVARAREEKGYHGRKTLLFVDEIHRFNKAQQDAFLPHVERGDIILIGATTENPSFEINAALLSRSRVFVLEPLQPADIRQLLERALSDPRALGERKLSATDEALDFLAETADGDARVALNTLEVAALSLQKGCITKEGLAESLQKKPLLYDKGGDEHYNVISAFIKSLRGSDPDAALYWLARMLEAGEDPLFIARRLVIFASEDVGNADPRGLQIAVAAMQAVHFVGLPEGRINLAQAVTYLAGAPKSNASYAGIDAALAEVRKSGALAVPLHIRNAPTRLMKDLGYGRGYRYAHDAPQGVVAQTHLPEELRGRNFYRPTDQGYEKTIGERLRYWENLRSPSDEK encoded by the coding sequence ATGGATCTTTTTGAACAAAGTGCGCAACATGCCCTCGATGCCCCCTTGGCGGAGCGCATGCGTCCGCGTACCCTGGCGGAGGTGGTCGGCCAACCCCAGCTTCTGGCTGAGGGCAAACTCCTGCGGCGCCTGATCGAAAACGACCAGATCACCTCCGCGATCCTCTGGGGCCCACCCGGCACCGGTAAAACTACTCTCGCCCAAGTCATCGCGAACTCGACTCGCAGTCTTTTTGTTTCATTTTCGGCCGTTCTGCAAGGAGTCAAGGACGTGCGCGAAATTGTCGCCCGCGCACGTGAAGAAAAGGGCTATCACGGCCGCAAGACGCTGCTTTTCGTCGATGAAATCCACCGCTTCAACAAGGCCCAACAGGATGCATTCCTACCACATGTGGAACGCGGCGACATCATTCTCATCGGCGCCACCACCGAGAACCCATCCTTTGAAATCAATGCGGCGTTGCTGTCGCGTTCACGGGTCTTTGTTCTCGAGCCTCTGCAACCCGCCGACATCCGTCAATTACTCGAACGCGCCCTGAGTGACCCACGAGCGCTGGGCGAACGCAAACTCAGTGCCACGGACGAGGCCCTTGATTTTCTCGCGGAGACCGCCGACGGCGATGCGCGAGTGGCGCTCAACACCCTGGAGGTTGCCGCCCTTTCCCTACAGAAGGGATGCATCACCAAGGAGGGCCTGGCCGAAAGCCTGCAAAAAAAACCGCTGCTTTACGACAAGGGCGGCGATGAGCACTACAACGTCATCTCGGCGTTCATCAAAAGCCTGCGCGGCTCTGATCCCGACGCTGCCCTTTATTGGCTGGCACGCATGCTCGAAGCAGGCGAAGATCCGCTCTTCATCGCGCGGCGCCTGGTGATTTTTGCGTCCGAGGATGTCGGCAACGCCGACCCGCGCGGCCTGCAGATCGCCGTGGCCGCCATGCAGGCGGTGCATTTCGTCGGTTTACCCGAAGGCCGCATCAACCTGGCGCAGGCCGTCACCTATCTGGCCGGTGCCCCCAAAAGCAACGCCTCTTATGCGGGGATCGACGCGGCCCTGGCCGAGGTACGCAAGAGCGGTGCGCTCGCTGTGCCCCTGCACATCCGCAACGCCCCGACCCGTCTCATGAAAGATCTGGGCTACGGCCGAGGCTATCGCTATGCCCACGATGCGCCCCAGGGCGTCGTGGCGCAAACCCATCTGCCCGAGGAACTCAGGGGGCGAAATTTTTATCGCCCGACGGATCAGGGCTACGAAAAAACCATCGGCGAGCGGCTGCGCTATTGGGAGAACCTGCGCTCGCCGTCCGACGAAAAATAG
- the amrS gene encoding AmmeMemoRadiSam system radical SAM enzyme: MKEAMFWEKAEEQRVRCGLCRFRCLIVEGQRGICGVRENRGGVLYTLVYGQSVAENSDPIEKKPLFHFHPGSLSFSVATVGCNFRCLHCQNYQISQVPRDYRQALAGHPLSPQDIVRRARESGCRSIAYTYTEPTIFFEYAYDTAVLAHREGLKNVFVTNGYTTPEALGAIAPFLDAANVDLKGFSEQFYREVVGATLDGVLETLREYHRLGIWLEVTTLLIPGRNDRAGELRKLAAFIADELGADTPWHVTAFYPTYKLMDVPPTPPETLHKARKIGHEAGLRYVYTGNIPGEQGESTFCPGCGDRVIERRGFRLGRMSLEQGRCKACATLIAGVGL, translated from the coding sequence ATGAAGGAAGCCATGTTCTGGGAAAAGGCCGAGGAGCAGCGGGTGCGCTGCGGTTTGTGTCGCTTTCGCTGCCTGATCGTCGAAGGGCAGCGCGGAATTTGCGGCGTACGCGAAAACCGTGGAGGGGTGCTCTACACCCTGGTTTACGGCCAGAGCGTCGCCGAAAATAGTGATCCCATCGAGAAAAAACCCCTGTTCCACTTTCACCCCGGCTCATTGAGCTTTTCGGTGGCCACGGTCGGGTGCAATTTTCGCTGTCTGCACTGCCAGAATTACCAGATTTCCCAAGTGCCGCGTGATTATCGACAGGCTCTGGCCGGACATCCTCTGTCGCCGCAGGATATTGTGCGGCGCGCTCGGGAGAGTGGCTGTCGCAGCATCGCCTACACCTATACCGAACCCACCATTTTTTTCGAATATGCCTACGATACGGCGGTTCTCGCGCACCGCGAAGGCCTCAAGAATGTCTTTGTCACCAACGGATATACCACACCGGAGGCCCTGGGCGCGATTGCCCCCTTCCTGGACGCCGCCAATGTCGATCTCAAGGGTTTTTCGGAGCAATTCTATCGCGAGGTTGTGGGTGCGACATTGGATGGAGTGCTCGAAACGCTGCGCGAATATCACCGCCTGGGAATCTGGCTCGAGGTGACGACCTTGCTTATCCCCGGTCGCAATGACCGTGCGGGTGAGTTGCGCAAGCTTGCCGCCTTCATCGCCGACGAACTCGGTGCTGACACACCCTGGCACGTCACCGCCTTTTATCCGACCTATAAACTCATGGATGTGCCCCCGACACCGCCTGAAACACTGCACAAGGCGCGAAAAATAGGGCACGAAGCTGGTTTGCGCTACGTCTATACGGGCAATATTCCCGGCGAGCAGGGCGAGAGCACCTTTTGTCCAGGGTGCGGTGATAGGGTCATCGAACGGCGGGGATTTCGGTTGGGACGGATGAGCCTCGAGCAGGGGCGGTGCAAAGCCTGCGCGACTTTGATTGCCGGTGTCGGGCTTTAG
- the rodA gene encoding rod shape-determining protein RodA — MFDRRLLLNFDWTLLITVSALALIGTASLHSATSGWMGGGTPLYLKQLSWFGIGLFLALLICCFDYRHLEHLGSHFFVINLALLVAVLFFGKKTMGATRWLDLGLFNLQPSEVMKVVIIIAFARYFSRHGHFRGHRLRELAIPFALLVLPVVLVLKQPDLGTSLLILFIAVVMVLFAGISRGVLVFLLLLAILGAGGGWFMLHDYQKERIYTFLNPERDPLGSGYHIIQSKIAIGSGGTLGKGFMQGTQSQLSFLPERHTDFAFSVFAEEWGFAGCLVLLLLYLFLVMWGISIARRAADRFGMLLAVGVTAMFFWHIVINLGMVIGLLPVVGVPLPLFSYGGTSMVTTMIGTGLLLNVSMRRFMF, encoded by the coding sequence ATGTTTGATCGACGCTTGTTGCTCAATTTCGACTGGACTTTGCTGATTACGGTGAGCGCCCTGGCCCTCATCGGCACCGCCAGCCTGCACAGCGCCACCTCCGGATGGATGGGCGGTGGAACACCGCTCTATCTGAAACAGCTATCCTGGTTTGGGATCGGGCTGTTTCTCGCTCTGCTGATCTGCTGTTTTGACTACCGCCATCTTGAACACCTGGGCTCTCATTTTTTTGTCATTAATCTAGCCCTGCTGGTTGCCGTTTTGTTTTTCGGCAAGAAGACCATGGGCGCAACGCGCTGGTTGGATCTCGGCTTATTCAACCTGCAACCGAGCGAAGTCATGAAGGTGGTGATCATTATCGCCTTTGCCCGCTATTTCAGCCGGCATGGACATTTTCGCGGCCACCGCCTGCGCGAGCTTGCCATCCCCTTCGCGCTTCTGGTGCTTCCGGTGGTGCTGGTCCTGAAGCAGCCGGACCTTGGAACCTCATTGCTTATTCTCTTCATTGCCGTGGTCATGGTTCTGTTCGCCGGAATCAGTCGCGGCGTCCTGGTGTTTTTGTTGCTGCTCGCAATCCTGGGCGCCGGCGGCGGCTGGTTCATGCTCCATGATTACCAGAAAGAGCGAATTTATACTTTCCTCAATCCCGAACGCGATCCGTTGGGGTCGGGTTACCACATTATCCAATCCAAGATTGCCATCGGTTCGGGCGGCACCTTGGGTAAGGGCTTTATGCAGGGAACCCAGTCGCAACTCTCGTTTCTCCCCGAGCGGCATACGGATTTTGCTTTCTCGGTTTTTGCCGAAGAATGGGGTTTCGCCGGCTGCCTTGTGCTTCTGCTGCTCTACCTCTTCCTTGTCATGTGGGGTATCTCCATCGCGCGGCGCGCGGCTGACCGCTTCGGCATGCTTCTCGCTGTCGGTGTCACCGCCATGTTTTTTTGGCATATCGTGATCAACCTCGGTATGGTGATCGGTTTGCTGCCGGTGGTGGGCGTGCCTCTGCCGCTGTTTTCCTACGGGGGGACAAGCATGGTGACGACCATGATCGGTACGGGATTGCTGCTCAATGTCAGCATGCGGCGATTTATGTTCTGA